Proteins encoded in a region of the Novibacillus thermophilus genome:
- the cdaA gene encoding diadenylate cyclase CdaA, with amino-acid sequence MDWLLGLTEYVNDVVDILIVSYVIYKLLMLIRGTRAVQLLKGIIVVILAWVLSTFLNLQTLRWMMEQVFTFGVLVVLIIFQPELRRALEQLGRGRFFGRSQTLEEQRVTKLVGDVVKGVSYLARQRIGALIVIERETGIMDYIETGITMNADTSSELLINIFVPNTPLHDGAVIIREDKIMAAGCYLPLTDNPFISKELGTRHRAGIGMSEISDCISVMVSEETGQISVAVNGEITRGLTEETLLDKLYSELKPSRNSQFWQWKGGDRHSG; translated from the coding sequence ATGGACTGGTTGTTGGGGCTCACCGAGTATGTCAACGACGTCGTCGACATACTCATCGTCAGTTACGTCATCTATAAATTGTTAATGCTGATTCGGGGGACACGTGCGGTTCAACTCTTGAAAGGGATTATCGTCGTCATCCTCGCCTGGGTGCTCAGCACCTTTTTGAATCTGCAAACGTTGCGCTGGATGATGGAACAAGTGTTTACATTCGGTGTCCTCGTGGTGCTGATCATTTTCCAGCCTGAACTGAGGCGAGCCCTGGAACAACTGGGACGAGGACGTTTCTTTGGCCGCAGTCAGACCCTTGAGGAGCAGCGGGTCACGAAACTGGTCGGCGATGTCGTCAAAGGCGTCAGCTACTTAGCCCGACAACGGATTGGGGCCCTGATCGTGATTGAACGAGAAACCGGCATCATGGACTATATCGAGACGGGTATTACGATGAATGCCGACACCAGCTCGGAACTCCTCATCAACATCTTTGTTCCTAACACCCCCCTCCACGACGGCGCCGTGATCATCCGCGAAGACAAGATTATGGCTGCGGGATGTTATCTGCCGTTGACTGATAACCCCTTTATAAGCAAGGAACTGGGGACACGTCACCGGGCAGGAATCGGTATGAGTGAAATTTCCGACTGCATTTCCGTGATGGTGTCGGAGGAAACGGGGCAAATTTCCGTGGCGGTCAACGGAGAAATTACGCGCGGTTTAACGGAGGAAACGTTGCTCGACAAGCTGTACAGTGAACTGAAACCCTCCCGCAACAGTCAGTTCTGGCAGTGGAAAGGGGGGGACCGCCACAGTGGATAA
- a CDS encoding GntR family transcriptional regulator, translating to MNHHFDKHKPIYLQIREKIEDQILNDQLQEGDQAPSTNQLVHFYKVNHATVSKGVHQLVEEGILFKKRGIGMFVAEGAKERVIQKRKKTFVEDYVVGFVREANKLGLSDNEIIELIKQVKGRDAK from the coding sequence TTGAACCACCATTTTGACAAGCATAAACCGATTTACTTGCAAATACGGGAAAAAATTGAAGATCAAATTTTGAACGACCAGCTGCAGGAAGGCGATCAGGCTCCTTCGACCAATCAACTCGTCCATTTTTACAAAGTCAACCACGCCACAGTGTCGAAAGGGGTCCACCAACTGGTCGAGGAAGGCATTTTGTTCAAAAAGCGGGGAATCGGCATGTTTGTAGCAGAAGGGGCAAAAGAAAGAGTGATCCAAAAAAGAAAAAAGACGTTCGTGGAAGACTACGTCGTCGGTTTCGTAAGGGAAGCCAACAAATTAGGGTTATCGGACAACGAAATCATCGAGCTGATTAAACAGGTGAAAGGGCGTGATGCCAAATGA
- the glmS gene encoding glutamine--fructose-6-phosphate transaminase (isomerizing), whose translation MCGIVGYIGNKEAQDILTAGLKKLEYRGYDSAGVAVYNGERIQVKKTEGRLAALEGMLERQRLPGKVGVGHTRWATHGKPSDHNAHPHVDNTEKIAVVHNGIIENYLPLKEELTSKGHTFVSDTDTEVIAHLLADLYDGDMVTAVQQAVKRLEGAFALAIVTEYEPDRVIAVRQASPLVVGVGNGEHYVASDIPALLPYTRHVYVLEDGEMAVLTKDNVQLLTTDGTPIRRNVQGVKWDVAQAERGGFDHFMQKEIYEQPQAIRDTLGGRIDENGNVDIRAELTFSDRNVCDIDRVHIVACGTASYAGMVGKGLLEQLVRVPVEWDIASEYRYKGPIFTENTLVIVVSQSGETADTLAALREAQRNGARVLAITNVVGSSIAREADDVLYTWAGPEIAVASTKAYTSQLIAFYLIALHFARVRGALPQEQLRALAVQLRQLPEQAERLLAQAGKLREMARKIARHAHVFYIGRGLDYAVSLEGSLKLKEISYIHSEAYAAGELKHGTLALIEEGTPVIALATQRALFGKTLSNVKEVKARGAYVIGLRTEGNGELDSSVDDLLEIPDVHPLLTPPLSVVLLQLLAYYTAVLRGNDVDKPRNLAKSVTVE comes from the coding sequence GTGTGTGGCATAGTCGGATATATTGGAAACAAGGAAGCCCAAGACATTTTGACGGCAGGGCTGAAGAAATTGGAGTACCGCGGCTACGATTCAGCCGGAGTGGCCGTTTACAACGGGGAACGCATCCAAGTGAAGAAGACAGAAGGGCGTCTCGCTGCGCTGGAGGGAATGTTGGAAAGGCAGCGCCTGCCCGGAAAGGTCGGTGTCGGCCACACGCGCTGGGCGACCCACGGCAAGCCGTCTGACCACAATGCACACCCGCACGTGGACAATACCGAGAAGATTGCTGTCGTCCACAACGGGATTATCGAAAACTACTTGCCCTTAAAAGAGGAGTTGACGTCTAAAGGGCACACGTTCGTCTCAGATACAGACACGGAAGTCATTGCCCACTTGCTGGCCGATCTGTATGACGGGGATATGGTCACCGCTGTCCAGCAGGCTGTCAAACGACTGGAAGGGGCTTTCGCGCTGGCGATTGTGACGGAGTATGAACCGGATCGCGTGATTGCCGTGCGCCAGGCCAGTCCCCTTGTCGTCGGCGTGGGAAATGGTGAACACTATGTTGCTTCTGACATACCGGCCTTGCTTCCTTACACGCGTCATGTGTACGTCCTGGAAGACGGTGAAATGGCCGTTCTCACGAAGGACAACGTCCAGCTTTTGACGACGGACGGCACCCCGATTCGGCGAAATGTCCAAGGAGTTAAGTGGGATGTCGCCCAAGCGGAACGGGGCGGCTTCGATCATTTCATGCAAAAAGAAATCTACGAGCAACCCCAGGCCATTCGAGACACGCTAGGAGGTCGCATAGACGAAAACGGCAACGTCGACATCCGGGCCGAGCTGACGTTTAGTGACCGGAACGTATGCGACATTGACCGCGTTCACATCGTGGCATGCGGGACGGCATCGTATGCGGGGATGGTCGGGAAAGGGCTGTTGGAACAGCTTGTTCGTGTACCTGTGGAGTGGGACATCGCGTCTGAGTACCGGTACAAAGGCCCCATCTTCACGGAGAACACCCTTGTCATCGTCGTCAGCCAGTCCGGGGAAACCGCCGATACGTTGGCTGCCTTGCGCGAAGCCCAGCGAAACGGTGCTCGCGTTTTGGCCATTACGAACGTCGTCGGCAGTTCCATCGCCCGGGAAGCCGACGACGTCCTGTACACGTGGGCCGGACCGGAGATCGCCGTCGCTTCGACCAAAGCGTACACGTCCCAGCTGATCGCCTTTTACCTGATAGCCCTTCACTTTGCCCGGGTGAGGGGAGCGCTGCCCCAGGAACAGCTGAGGGCACTGGCTGTCCAACTGCGGCAATTGCCGGAACAGGCCGAGAGACTCCTCGCACAAGCGGGAAAACTTCGGGAGATGGCACGGAAGATTGCGCGCCACGCGCACGTGTTCTACATCGGCCGCGGTCTCGACTACGCCGTCAGTTTGGAAGGCTCGTTGAAACTGAAGGAAATCTCGTATATCCACTCCGAGGCTTACGCGGCCGGAGAACTGAAACACGGCACCCTTGCCCTGATCGAAGAAGGTACCCCGGTGATCGCCCTGGCCACTCAACGGGCGTTGTTCGGGAAAACATTGAGTAACGTGAAAGAAGTGAAAGCGCGCGGCGCCTACGTCATCGGGCTGCGGACGGAGGGGAATGGCGAACTCGATTCGTCTGTTGACGACCTACTGGAAATTCCGGATGTCCACCCGCTGTTGACCCCGCCGCTGTCCGTCGTTCTCCTGCAACTCCTCGCGTACTACACTGCCGTCCTTCGCGGCAACGACGTAGATAAGCCGAGAAATCTGGCCAAAAGTGTGACAGTGGAGTAA
- a CDS encoding ATP-binding cassette domain-containing protein, producing the protein MTLEVEVNDVSLKYRRVEALKHVSFQLEGGKIYGLLGRNGAGKTSLLSLLASFREPTEGSIRIDGENPFENTRVMQNVSFIYQMDYSDETEKVNSMLKFVERYRPHFDRDYALHLAKRFNLPLDKAVNKLSKGMQSAFNATIGLASRSPLTIFDEAYLGMDAPTRDILYQELLEDQGRYPRTVIVSTHLVSEMDYLFDEILIIHRGSLILHEAYETLVSRGASITGPADEVDHFVGGLKKLNEQRLGNTKSVTVYGELSEEQKKDAQQKGLEVGPVSLQDLFIYLTGEEN; encoded by the coding sequence ATGACGCTTGAGGTCGAAGTGAACGACGTTTCTCTAAAATACAGACGTGTCGAAGCACTCAAACATGTATCATTTCAACTGGAAGGCGGGAAAATATACGGCCTCCTCGGAAGAAACGGGGCCGGAAAAACGTCCCTGCTGTCGCTGTTAGCCTCCTTTCGGGAACCGACGGAAGGGTCGATCCGCATCGATGGGGAAAATCCTTTTGAAAACACGCGTGTGATGCAAAATGTGTCCTTCATTTACCAGATGGACTACAGCGACGAAACAGAAAAAGTCAATTCGATGCTGAAATTCGTCGAAAGATACCGCCCACACTTTGACAGGGACTACGCCCTCCATCTCGCAAAGCGTTTCAATCTCCCTTTAGACAAAGCTGTTAACAAGCTTTCCAAAGGGATGCAGTCGGCATTTAATGCCACAATTGGATTGGCCAGCCGGTCTCCTTTAACGATTTTTGATGAAGCGTATCTCGGTATGGATGCACCGACAAGGGACATTTTATATCAAGAATTGCTTGAAGATCAAGGACGTTACCCTAGGACCGTGATTGTATCCACCCATCTCGTATCGGAAATGGATTATTTATTTGATGAAATCTTGATCATTCACCGGGGGTCTCTTATTCTGCATGAAGCGTATGAAACGTTAGTTTCCAGGGGAGCCTCCATTACGGGACCCGCTGACGAAGTCGACCATTTTGTCGGGGGTTTAAAGAAGCTGAACGAACAACGTTTAGGGAACACGAAAAGCGTAACCGTGTACGGAGAGTTAAGCGAGGAACAGAAAAAAGATGCACAGCAAAAAGGATTAGAAGTCGGTCCCGTGTCTCTTCAAGATTTGTTTATCTATTTGACAGGGGAGGAAAATTAA
- the sfsA gene encoding DNA/RNA nuclease SfsA, which translates to MIRLYTSEIRLSRDHDLRKARFIERPNRFLILCQLEGESANDGYANGPVVEAHLPDPGRMNELLVPGRHIWLKPSKNPARKTKWTAVLTEVPESRTLVSIDATLPNRLIADALAKESLSELTGWKLDRQEAKIGDSRFDFLLEDADGRKMALEVKSVTLVQGGIGLFPDAVTARGARHVRELADLCRKTSWEAAVLFVGQRKDIERIRPAADIDPVFADTLAEAYQAGVRLIARRCQVTRHSVILDQAVPVEIEGRQT; encoded by the coding sequence GTGATTCGATTGTACACATCCGAAATCAGGTTGTCACGAGATCATGATCTCAGAAAAGCGCGTTTCATCGAACGGCCAAACCGCTTTCTCATCCTCTGTCAATTGGAAGGAGAGAGCGCCAATGACGGGTACGCAAACGGTCCAGTAGTGGAGGCCCACCTCCCGGACCCAGGGCGGATGAACGAACTGCTGGTACCCGGGAGGCACATCTGGCTCAAGCCTTCCAAAAACCCCGCCCGAAAAACGAAGTGGACCGCCGTGTTGACGGAAGTACCTGAATCCAGGACGCTCGTTTCCATTGACGCCACTCTGCCCAATCGCCTCATCGCCGATGCGCTGGCCAAGGAGAGTCTGTCCGAGTTAACCGGATGGAAACTGGATCGCCAGGAAGCCAAAATAGGAGATTCCCGCTTTGATTTTCTGCTGGAAGATGCCGATGGACGAAAAATGGCGCTGGAAGTAAAAAGTGTCACCTTGGTGCAAGGCGGAATCGGACTGTTCCCCGACGCGGTAACAGCGCGAGGCGCCCGGCACGTCCGGGAGTTGGCGGACCTGTGCCGAAAGACGAGCTGGGAAGCGGCGGTTCTCTTTGTCGGTCAGCGGAAGGATATTGAGCGCATCCGTCCGGCAGCCGACATCGACCCGGTGTTTGCAGACACACTGGCAGAAGCCTACCAGGCCGGCGTGCGCTTGATCGCTCGCCGCTGCCAAGTCACACGCCATTCGGTTATACTGGATCAAGCCGTTCCCGTTGAGATTGAAGGAAGACAGACGTAA
- a CDS encoding RDD family protein: MKEDRRKVVDTVMNATFWLRFKAFVIDYVLILAYLALLLVLSLFLLPSVQEWFKQSLIVAQFAGFIVVTLPVSLYFMISDSAIGRQSFGKKRVGIQVVDKNGAALSLGHSTLRTILKFLPWELSHYFVYRITHVEDGEMPLHHVLTGGLIYILILVYILSAIFTKRKQSLYDLIAKTQVVKISPK, translated from the coding sequence TTGAAGGAAGACAGACGTAAGGTTGTGGATACCGTCATGAATGCGACCTTTTGGCTTCGATTTAAAGCTTTCGTCATCGATTATGTGCTCATTCTCGCCTATTTAGCCCTGCTTTTAGTGCTGAGTCTGTTTCTCTTGCCTTCCGTGCAGGAATGGTTCAAACAGTCACTCATCGTCGCTCAGTTTGCTGGGTTTATCGTCGTCACATTGCCCGTATCGCTCTATTTCATGATCAGCGACTCGGCTATAGGCCGGCAGTCCTTCGGGAAAAAGAGGGTGGGTATTCAAGTTGTGGACAAAAACGGGGCTGCCCTTTCGCTGGGACACAGTACCCTTCGGACAATCTTAAAGTTTTTGCCGTGGGAGCTGTCGCATTACTTCGTTTACCGAATCACACATGTTGAGGATGGCGAAATGCCACTGCACCACGTCTTAACTGGCGGACTCATCTACATCCTCATCCTTGTTTATATACTGTCAGCCATTTTCACGAAAAGGAAGCAATCTCTGTACGACCTGATAGCCAAAACACAGGTGGTCAAAATCTCCCCCAAATGA
- a CDS encoding small multi-drug export protein: MSVYVAHLIIFLVAAIPFFEVLAVIPLGIAAGLNPLTVTLVAFWGNMVTIYLLILFIDHIQTWRKQRKERQGKTSPQKRQARAEKIWKKYGLPGLALLSPILIGSHLGAVLAMGFGGTKQQITFWMTVSILAWSAIIGVASYYGIDFFYDRMGRDGFLEPLLETE; this comes from the coding sequence TTGAGCGTCTATGTGGCCCATCTCATCATTTTTCTAGTTGCCGCGATTCCGTTTTTTGAAGTATTAGCCGTGATTCCATTGGGAATTGCCGCCGGTTTAAACCCTTTAACCGTAACCCTTGTGGCATTTTGGGGGAACATGGTCACGATTTACCTCTTAATTCTTTTCATCGACCACATCCAAACATGGCGGAAACAACGCAAGGAAAGGCAAGGCAAAACGTCTCCACAGAAGCGACAAGCACGTGCAGAGAAAATATGGAAAAAATACGGTCTGCCCGGGTTAGCGCTCCTTTCCCCGATCTTGATAGGCAGTCACCTCGGTGCCGTATTAGCCATGGGATTTGGGGGAACGAAACAACAGATAACGTTTTGGATGACGGTCAGCATTCTAGCATGGTCCGCTATCATCGGGGTTGCCTCTTATTACGGGATCGACTTCTTTTATGACAGAATGGGGAGAGACGGATTTTTGGAACCGCTTCTCGAGACAGAGTGA
- a CDS encoding TM2 domain-containing protein, which translates to MSNVELKQQLDEKQLAIVQSEMEHRKKSTVIAYLLWFFLGSLGAHRFYVRKFGTAVTILILDLLGWATVWIFGLGLIFLIPVGIWLIIDAFLLHGIVSRLNQQIERDILQQVLHQT; encoded by the coding sequence GTGTCGAACGTCGAATTGAAACAGCAGTTGGATGAAAAGCAGTTAGCGATCGTACAGAGCGAAATGGAACACAGAAAAAAGTCGACGGTGATCGCCTATTTGTTGTGGTTCTTCCTTGGGTCACTAGGCGCACACCGCTTCTACGTCCGCAAATTTGGAACGGCCGTGACAATCCTCATCCTCGACCTTTTGGGATGGGCCACCGTTTGGATTTTCGGACTCGGTCTTATTTTCCTCATTCCGGTAGGCATCTGGCTGATCATCGATGCTTTCTTGCTCCACGGGATTGTCAGCCGGCTGAACCAGCAGATTGAAAGGGACATTTTGCAACAAGTGTTGCATCAGACATAA
- a CDS encoding YbbR-like domain-containing protein, translating to MDKWLKSNTFVKIMSVGLAILLYIAVNDTPLGRQPANQTTATVIRNVALDAHIDGDRYVVVDMPQTVNLTLRGSSFLLNRVVVGNYRAYVDLTPYGTGVHRNVPVKVEGLPEGIDYVTEPSSVRVVIEEKQQKEVDVQIETVGQPAEGYTLGTPRVSPDRVLVRASEARLEDVELVKAVVNISGQTETIRETVELKAYSGAGDVLEDVEVVEPEADVKVPIVSPSTEVPLRPQVKEFPADGYSIHNLAVKDNRFTVYGNKDVIDQLDVYPGPALDLSGVSKDRTFEVKIPLIEGVNRVEPETVTIDVDVRRAERKVLENIPVKVRGLPDDKQANVVSDEDGTVSVTLEGSPERLNEVDRRDVEAYVNVSDLKSGVHEVEVQFDLPPFIQAVETASIQIELKNDT from the coding sequence GTGGATAAGTGGCTGAAGAGCAATACCTTCGTCAAAATCATGTCGGTCGGTTTGGCGATTTTGTTGTACATCGCCGTGAACGACACGCCGTTGGGCAGACAGCCGGCGAATCAAACGACGGCGACGGTCATTCGCAATGTGGCGCTGGATGCCCACATAGACGGGGATCGGTATGTCGTGGTGGATATGCCGCAAACGGTGAATTTGACGTTGCGGGGGAGTTCATTTTTGTTAAACCGAGTTGTCGTCGGAAATTACCGCGCTTATGTTGATTTGACCCCATACGGCACTGGCGTTCACCGAAATGTACCGGTGAAGGTGGAAGGGTTGCCCGAAGGGATAGATTACGTGACAGAGCCGTCGAGCGTCAGAGTCGTCATCGAAGAGAAACAACAGAAAGAAGTGGACGTCCAGATCGAAACAGTCGGTCAACCTGCCGAAGGGTACACATTGGGCACACCCCGCGTCTCCCCGGACAGAGTGCTCGTCCGGGCCAGTGAAGCGCGGCTGGAGGACGTTGAACTTGTCAAAGCCGTTGTCAACATTAGCGGTCAAACGGAGACGATACGCGAGACTGTTGAGCTTAAAGCTTACAGCGGGGCGGGAGACGTGTTGGAAGACGTCGAAGTGGTGGAACCGGAGGCCGATGTCAAAGTGCCGATTGTGAGTCCGTCAACTGAAGTTCCGCTTCGTCCTCAAGTGAAGGAATTTCCGGCTGACGGCTACAGTATTCACAACTTGGCCGTTAAGGACAATCGCTTTACCGTCTATGGGAACAAAGACGTCATCGATCAACTGGACGTGTATCCCGGCCCCGCCCTCGACCTTTCCGGCGTGTCCAAAGATAGAACGTTTGAGGTGAAAATCCCGTTAATAGAAGGGGTAAACCGCGTAGAACCGGAGACGGTGACGATAGACGTTGACGTACGTCGAGCGGAGCGGAAAGTGCTTGAGAACATACCTGTAAAAGTGCGCGGTTTACCGGACGATAAGCAGGCAAATGTGGTGTCAGACGAAGATGGCACCGTGTCCGTCACACTGGAAGGCTCACCGGAACGCTTAAATGAGGTAGACAGACGTGATGTCGAGGCGTATGTCAACGTTTCCGACTTAAAGTCAGGCGTTCATGAAGTGGAGGTCCAATTCGACTTACCCCCCTTTATACAAGCGGTGGAAACCGCGAGCATACAAATAGAACTGAAGAACGATACATAG
- a CDS encoding TetR/AcrR family transcriptional regulator → MEEVAEMATEKFESLDEGKKKRILNAALQEFAENGFAQASTNRIVKEAGIGKGMLFYYFNNKKGLYQYLFDYSVKVIQNDFLARIDMHETDFIERMRQMARLKLQVMKDKPGVFNFMGTVMLTRESELPDDIKTRIEALEKLGYEKMYANVDTGLFRDDVGVEKAYKLIQWAIDGYQNEVKARLKGQKMTSIDLEPLWKEFYGYMDVMKTIFYKQGVDEA, encoded by the coding sequence ATGGAGGAAGTAGCGGAAATGGCGACGGAAAAATTTGAGAGTCTGGACGAAGGGAAGAAAAAAAGGATTTTAAATGCGGCGCTGCAAGAATTTGCCGAGAACGGATTCGCTCAAGCTTCCACCAACCGGATTGTCAAAGAGGCCGGGATCGGGAAGGGAATGCTCTTTTACTACTTCAACAACAAAAAAGGACTGTACCAATATTTGTTCGACTACAGTGTGAAGGTGATACAGAATGATTTTCTAGCGCGCATTGACATGCATGAAACCGATTTTATTGAACGCATGAGGCAGATGGCCCGATTAAAGTTGCAGGTGATGAAGGACAAACCCGGCGTGTTCAATTTTATGGGGACTGTCATGCTGACGCGGGAATCGGAACTCCCCGACGATATAAAAACGCGGATTGAAGCGTTGGAAAAACTGGGGTACGAGAAAATGTACGCCAACGTCGACACGGGGTTATTCCGCGATGATGTCGGTGTGGAAAAGGCGTACAAGTTGATTCAGTGGGCCATCGACGGTTATCAGAACGAGGTCAAGGCACGGCTCAAAGGGCAGAAGATGACGTCCATCGACCTGGAGCCCCTTTGGAAGGAGTTTTACGGCTACATGGATGTGATGAAAACTATTTTTTACAAACAAGGGGTGGATGAGGCGTGA
- a CDS encoding SIR2 family NAD-dependent protein deacylase, with protein sequence MSFKADADDSKETGTLADWLQHATHATILTGAGMSTESDIPDFRSKEGWWNRVDPRTVATPEALQNHYDLFHEFYAMRIKRIKSCTPHTGYNILADWEKNGLIQAISTQNVDGFHTRAGNEHVYELHGSLHQFRCAHCARPSSEKQFLNKENCQHCGGHLRPGVVLFGETLPEDSWKASLAHIRRSDLVIVIGTSLKVYPASELPNMTEGKTVYINAEVDHPNTRFDLVIKGKAGEVLQQVNAFVTST encoded by the coding sequence GTGTCATTCAAAGCCGACGCGGATGATTCCAAAGAAACGGGCACTTTAGCTGACTGGCTCCAACACGCCACTCATGCGACGATCCTGACAGGAGCGGGAATGTCGACCGAATCTGACATCCCGGACTTCCGGTCCAAAGAGGGATGGTGGAACAGAGTCGACCCGAGGACGGTTGCCACACCCGAAGCTCTGCAAAATCATTACGATTTATTCCACGAATTTTATGCCATGCGCATCAAAAGAATAAAATCCTGTACACCTCACACTGGTTACAACATACTGGCGGATTGGGAGAAAAACGGCCTTATTCAAGCCATTTCAACACAAAATGTCGACGGGTTTCACACCAGAGCCGGTAACGAACACGTTTACGAACTGCACGGCTCCCTCCATCAATTCCGGTGTGCCCACTGCGCCAGACCAAGCAGTGAAAAACAATTTTTAAACAAAGAGAACTGTCAACACTGTGGTGGTCACCTGCGTCCGGGAGTCGTCCTGTTTGGTGAGACGCTCCCCGAAGACAGCTGGAAGGCGTCACTCGCGCACATTCGTCGATCAGATCTCGTCATCGTCATTGGCACCAGTCTCAAAGTCTACCCTGCAAGCGAACTCCCCAATATGACAGAAGGTAAGACTGTCTACATCAATGCTGAAGTAGATCATCCGAACACCCGCTTTGACCTTGTTATTAAAGGGAAAGCTGGAGAAGTGCTGCAACAAGTCAATGCGTTCGTCACCAGCACGTAA
- the glmM gene encoding phosphoglucosamine mutase, which translates to MGKYFGTDGVRGIANAELTPELAYQLGRAGAYILTENAERPKIVVGRDPRISGHMLQAALVSGMLSIGADVMLLGVVTTPGVAFLTRHVGADAGVMISASHNPVEDNGIKFFGRDGFKLLDEKEQEIEELLDEEIDRLPRPVGGDVGRLAERPELKQAYLAHLNQTIEHRLDGMKIVLDCAHGAASHLAPELFRQLGADVVVIGGNPDGININVNCGSTHPEGLQKAVVREKADLGLAFDGDADRLIAVDEKGKVIDGDGIMCILATHLQAQGKLARDTLVTTVMSNIGLHKAAAARQIKTVQTKVGDRYVMEEMRKGGFNLGGEQSGHIIFLDHGTTGDGMLTAVQLVNVLTERQEPLSELARIMQKYPQHMVNVRVKEKNGWDRNSAIRAAVDKVEEALGSNGRVLVRPSGTEPVIRVMAEGPDEHELKSHVAYIADVIQRELS; encoded by the coding sequence GTGGGAAAATACTTTGGGACAGACGGTGTCCGCGGCATTGCCAATGCAGAACTGACGCCTGAATTGGCATATCAACTGGGGAGGGCTGGGGCCTACATCCTGACGGAGAATGCAGAGCGGCCGAAAATCGTCGTCGGCCGAGACCCCCGCATTTCCGGCCACATGTTGCAAGCGGCACTCGTCTCCGGGATGCTTTCCATCGGAGCCGACGTCATGTTGCTCGGCGTGGTGACGACGCCAGGAGTCGCTTTTTTGACGCGGCATGTTGGCGCCGACGCAGGGGTGATGATTTCGGCGTCCCATAACCCGGTCGAAGATAACGGCATCAAGTTTTTCGGCCGGGACGGATTTAAGCTGCTGGATGAGAAGGAGCAGGAAATTGAAGAGCTGTTGGACGAGGAAATCGACCGCCTCCCCCGTCCGGTAGGGGGGGACGTCGGCAGACTGGCAGAACGTCCGGAACTCAAACAGGCTTACTTGGCCCATCTGAATCAGACGATTGAGCACCGCTTGGACGGAATGAAGATCGTACTGGACTGTGCACACGGTGCTGCCTCACATTTGGCGCCCGAACTGTTTCGCCAGTTGGGAGCTGACGTGGTCGTCATTGGCGGAAATCCCGACGGTATCAACATTAATGTCAATTGCGGATCGACTCATCCGGAAGGGCTGCAGAAAGCGGTTGTCCGGGAGAAGGCGGATCTCGGCCTTGCCTTTGACGGCGATGCCGACCGCCTCATCGCTGTAGACGAGAAGGGGAAGGTCATAGACGGCGATGGCATCATGTGCATTCTCGCCACACATTTACAAGCACAAGGCAAACTCGCCCGCGATACCCTCGTCACCACAGTCATGAGTAACATCGGCCTGCACAAAGCGGCAGCTGCCCGTCAGATCAAAACCGTCCAGACGAAAGTCGGAGACCGCTATGTCATGGAGGAAATGCGCAAAGGCGGATTTAACTTGGGCGGCGAACAGTCCGGGCACATCATCTTTCTCGACCACGGCACGACAGGCGACGGGATGTTGACTGCCGTTCAGCTGGTGAACGTCTTGACGGAAAGACAAGAGCCCTTGTCCGAGTTGGCGCGTATCATGCAAAAGTATCCGCAGCACATGGTTAACGTGCGAGTGAAAGAAAAGAACGGCTGGGACAGAAACAGCGCTATTCGCGCTGCCGTTGACAAAGTTGAGGAGGCCCTCGGCAGTAACGGGCGGGTGTTAGTACGTCCTTCTGGTACGGAACCGGTCATCCGAGTTATGGCGGAAGGACCCGACGAACATGAGCTGAAGTCGCACGTTGCGTACATTGCCGACGTCATTCAAAGGGAGTTGAGCTGA